CGACATTCATCGCCGTCGCCTTCCATCAGCGCTATTGACTCCGTTAAAGGGAAGTGTAGATGCTGTTTTGTTAGGCGGTGATCTAACGGAAAAAAACAGCCCTCTGAATCGACTGGTCGATAATATGAGTCTGGTCACCTCTATTGCTCCTACCTATGTTGTGCATGGGAATCATGATTACCGAGCCAATATATCATTGGTTGATCAGATTATTCGCGGCAGTGGTGCAAAGCTATTATTGGATGAAAATGTGAGCTTTGAACGTGAGGGTGTTTCTCTTTGGTTAACTGGAGTGGATTTTCCGAAAAAGGGTGGCAACGCTTCTTATCGTCTGTTACCACGATTAACGACACATGCTTCTATTAATGATACTTGTCGTATCATTCTTGTGCATGATCCATTATGGTTGTCCAAACAAAAAAGTGTGCCGGCTGATCTGATATTGGCAGGTCA
This window of the Paenibacillus sp. FSL R10-2734 genome carries:
- a CDS encoding metallophosphoesterase, giving the protein MVIFWIWGLVVAAVLIAVIVAVIMVSNAFKNKIITEEIILKSLPDVFDGFRILFITDIHRRRLPSALLTPLKGSVDAVLLGGDLTEKNSPLNRLVDNMSLVTSIAPTYVVHGNHDYRANISLVDQIIRGSGAKLLLDENVSFEREGVSLWLTGVDFPKKGGNASYRLLPRLTTHASINDTCRIILVHDPLWLSKQKSVPADLILAGHTHGGQVILPFLGQRHVETFYHKYDAGMFQWPRRDGTGRDAKLLISRGFGTSHLPIRWRSPAEMHVLTLRKEQH